The DNA sequence CGACCACCGCGATCTGCTCGCCCCAGGCCTGCGGCGGAAAGGCATCTCCCACCCGTTTAGGCTCAGCGCAGTCGAGCATGATCGTGACATCCGGTCGCGACGCGGGCGCGTCGCTCGTCCATCGATCGGCTCCGGGCAAAAACCGAAAATTGTAAGGCACCGAATCGACGTTAAAAAACGTCACTTCTTTGCCCAACTGTTCCAGCAGAAGTCCCATGGCCAGCGTCGAGCCCACTGCATCACCGTCCGGGTACGCGTGAGCGACCACGAGGAAGTGCTGATGCGCCTGGATCAACGCTTCCAGCTCGTCGATCTGAGCTTCTAACTCGGGGGTCGTCGGGATGCTCACCGGTGCCTTAGCACCGGCGCCCGACGGAGCGTGTGTCTCCGCACTCATGACCACTATCTCCATTCGGGCGCCGGCCCACACAGGCATTATTGTCCGGCGGAAGGTTTAGCTCTCGGGGAGCTTCGCGAGCAGCTCATCCATCGCTCGCCCGCGCATCACCGCTTCGTCAAAGACAAAGGTAAGGCGTGGCACGTACTGAAGTCGAAGCTGATCGCCGATAACCCGCTGGGCATAACCGGCAAAGCGCTCCAGAGCGGCTCCCACGCCCTCTTCCGGCTCCTCGCCGTCGAGCATGATGTAATAGACCTTGGCGTATCGCAGGTCCGGGCTCATCTCGACGCCGGTGACCTGCACCATTTGCAGGCGCGGGTCATCGGCGTCGGTCAGCAGCAGCCCCGCAATCACTTCGTGGAGCTGCTGCCCGACCCGTTCGGTACGTTTGTAGCTACGTTTCTGCTTCATGACGTCCTCCGGCTCGCATGAATTGAGGTCAATTTAAACCTCAATCAAAAGTTGCCGCGACCTCCTCCAGCTCGAAGACCTCAATGACATCGCCGATCTTGATGTCGTTGTAGTTCTCCAGGCTCATGCCGCACTCAAAGCCGGTTTTGACCTCTTTGGCATCGTCTTTGAAGCGCCGCAGCGAAGCCACAGTCGACTCGTAAATCACCCGCTCACCACGAAGCAAGCGCGCTTTGGCGTTGCGGCGCAGGATACCGTCGGTGACGTAGACACCGGCCACGGTGCCCACCTTGGGCGCCGAGAAGGTCTCGCGCACCTCGGCATGCCCCAGCACCTTCTCCTGAACGATCGGCGAGAGCAGCCCTTCGAGGATGTTACGCACCTGCTCGATCGCATCGTAGATGATGCTGTGAGTGAGGATCTGCACGCCGTACTTATCGGCAACCTCCGCCGCCCGGTTGTCGGGGCGCACATTGAAGCCCACGATCACCGCTCCAGCATCCGAAGACGCTGCCAGGTTGACATCGTTCTCGGTGATTCCGCCCACACCGGTGTGAATGATCTTGGTGCGAACTTCTTCGTTGCCCAACTTGCCGAAGGCTTCCTTGATCGCTTCGACCGAGCCCTGCACATCACCCTTGAGAATGATCTTGAGGGTCTTCATCTCTCCGCGTGCAATCATCGCCGAGAGATCTTCGAGGCTACCGGCCGATTCCTTCGCACGGCTGGCCATGACCTCTTTACGACGCTGATCGGCGACGTTCTCGGTGATGCGCTTGGCGTCACGCTCCTCGGTGACCACGAAGAAGGGCTCACCGGCTTCGGGGATACCACTCAGGCCGGTGATTTCCACGGGCTGACTGGGACCGGCCTTCTCGATGACCTGCGCCCGGTCGTTGTGCATCGTACGCACGCGTCCGTAGTAGCGACCGCTGACCAGGATATCACCGCGATTCAGCGTCCCGCGCTGCACGAGAATGGTGGCCACCGGACCGCGCCCGATATCGAGTTCGGCTTCGATGACGATGCCCTGCGCGTCACGATTTGCATTGGAGCGCAGCTCCTGCAACTCGGCCTGCAGCGAAATGGCCTCCAGCAGCCCGTCGATGTTGATTCGTTCCAGCGCACTGACTTCCACAAAGAGGGTGCTTCCGCCCCACTCTTCGGGAATCAGGTTGTACTCGGTCAACGCCGTCTTGACGCGATCGGGGTTGGCCGCCGGCTTGTCAATCTTGTTGACCGCCACAATGATCGGCACCTCGGCGGCGCGGGCGTGATTGATCGCCTCCACCGTCTGAGGCATCACGCCGTCATCGGCGGCAACGACCAGCACGACAATATCGGTGGCCTTGGCGCCCCGAGCACGCAGCGCGGTGAACGCCTCGTGCCCCGGAGTATCCAGGAAGGTGATCATCCCGGCCGCCGTCTCCACCATATACGCGCCGATGTGCTGGGTAATCCCACCGGCCTCGCCACTGGTCACCGTCGAGGCCCGCACCGCATCGAGCAGGGAGGTCTTCCCGTGGTCGACGTGGCCCATCACCGTGACCACAGGCGCACGCTTCTCGAGCAACGACTCATCATCAGGCGTGGTGTCGTAGAAGTTCGCGATATCGAAGGCGACGTTCTCAACGGTGTAGTCGAACTCGTCGGCCACCAGCGCGGCGGTTTCGAAATCAAGGGTGGTGTTCACCGTGGCCATCATGCCGCTCTCAATGAGCTTCATGGCAACCTGAGCGGCCTTCGCCCCCATCTGGTGGGCGAGGTCGCCGACGGAGATCACGTCCTCGATGCGAATCACGCGCTTGTGCTCGGCGGCCTGCGTGATTTCGGTCTTCTGCGTGCGCTTGGCCTTGCCCCGGCTGCGACCGCGGGAGTTGCGGCGGCGGCTGCGGCGGGACTTCGGATCATAAAGATCAGAGCCTTCCACCACGCGCTTGGTACGACCGCGACGGCGGCTGCTGGAGGAGCGAGACTCGCCACCAGGTCCACGGGAGGGACCGGGGGTGAAGTCCTTATTCTCTGCCGCGAGGCGATCCTTGAGCACGCTCTCGCTGATACGGCCGAGCACCTTGGCGCCGCCCTTGGGGGCACGCGCAGGCGGAGGACGACGTACCGGCGGGGCAATCGGGCTGGGACGCTCTGCAGTGGCCGGAGCCTCTTTCTTCGGTGCGGCTTCGGGCGTCGGCTTAGCCGGCTCTTCAGCCTTCTCTTGCGGCTTCGGCGCTTCGGCCACCGGCTCCTCGGCCTGGGGCTCTTCCACCGGAGCGTCAACAGCCTCTTCGACCGCCGGTTCTTCGGCCACGGGCGCTTCGACCGGGGCTTCTTCGGCGACGACTTCTTCGGCCGCCGGCTCTTCGGCCACGGGCGCTTCGACCGGGGCTTCTTCAGCGACGACTTCTTCGGCTGCCGGCTCTTCGGCCGCTACTTCTGCTTCGACAGCTTCGGCCTCGGGCTCTTCGACCACCGGCTCTTCCGTCGGCGCTTCGGCCGCTACTTCTGCTTCCGCGGCCTCTTCGGCCTCGGCGGCGGGCTCCACCTTGCGGCGGCGACGCACCGTCGGGCGCACCACCTCCACTTCGGTCTCAGCCGACTCTTCACCGGCCTCCTCTTCCTCGGCGACCGGCTGCACCTTACGGCGGCGGCGCACCACCGGAGAAGGAGCGGCCTCGGCGGCCTCTTCTTCCTTCTTCGGCTCTTCGGCTTTTTTGGCCCCCTTCTTTTTGGTCGACTTGGTCGACTTCTTTTTGGGCGCCGCAGCCTGGCCCTCTCCACCCAGGGCGGCCTTAAGCGAATCGATCTCCCGGGGGTTGAGCACCGTCATGTAGTTATTGACGGAGAACCCGAGATCGAGCTCGTTAATCTTCGATACCAATTCTTGCTTATTGATCCCTAGCTCGTCGGCTAGTTCGTATACGCGTCGCTGCTTCGGCATGTCCTCTCCACTCTGTCCGTCGGGGTTTGATGACGCTCCGCGCGGACAGTCTCTTTCTCGTCGCGATCGTCGGCTTTCTTGACCATCTATCGCCTTCTCCGCGCTTACTACCACAAAGAGAAGGCCCTTCAAAACGCAGGCACCTGCACCCGAGGGTGCAGATCCGCGACGTGTTCATTCACTATGTTTTCGGAGTCGCGATGTGCGCCTCCAACCGCTTCCAATGCTGCAAGAATCGCTCAGCTTGAGGGCCGGCACAGATACCGACAACCGAGACAAACGCCTCGCCACGGGCCCACTGGCCCAGCTCCGCGCCGGTCCAGAGATCGATCACGGTGATGCCTTTGCGTTGCGCGTTGCTGGCAAACTTCATCCGGGTGCTCTCCCCGGCGTCCGAGGCGATGATGAGCGCGGCGACAGTATCCTGGCGCATGGCCTCTTTGACAAAGGTCTGCCCCAGAAAGGTGGCGCGCGCGCGCATCGCCACCTGGAGAGCCTCCTCCAGGCGACGACGTGCCCCGGCATGAACTTGAGCGATCAGTGCTTCGGCCGTGGGGAGTTCGAGTCGCTGCTTAAGCGAGCGGTGAAACCCGCCTCGCTCCACAGCCGCCGTCAAACAGTTCGGGTCGGAATGGACCCATACCCCCCGACCGGGCGCTTTGCGTCGAAGATCGTGGATCAGACCATGACCTTCTACATACACAAAGCGTTCCCAGTCGACCGGATCTCCGGTCTGCCGACACCCCGCGCAGGTGCGCTCGGGGGTGTGGGCAGCGCTCAGATGTTTACCAGCATCGTTGTGCTTACCGACGTTCAGGCTTCCTCCTCATCGTCGCTCTCGGAGGCTTCGACCGGAGCGTCGGCCGGCACGGCCTCTGCACCCTCGGGGGCCTCCTGCTCCTGCGCGGCGTCCGCCTCCTCGGCGGCCTCTTCAGCCGTGGCCTCTTGCGAGGCCGCGTTGAACTCGGCACGACGCGCTTCAAATCCTTCGTCATCCAACTCAAGCTCGCGCTTGAGGTGCTCTTCGGCCGCGCTGAGGATCTGGCGGGCCTTCTTGACGTTTTTACCCAGCCCGGCGGCTTCGGCCAGCTTGGCCGGATCTTCGGCAAATGCAATGTGCTCCACCGAGATAAAGCCGGAATCATGCAGGGACGCCGCAACTTTGGCACCGACTCCACGAATCTCTTCCAGCGCCTTACGCTCGTAGTCCGCCTCGGTCATCGCCTCCGGCGAGCCGGGAGCCGGACGGGCCAGAATCTCGGCGGCCGCCGCAATGATGCGCTCGGCCGACTCGGCGTTGAGACCCGGAATCTGGGCGAGCTCGGGAGCCGCGGCGTGCGCCATGTGCTCGAGCTTGTTGTAGCCCAGGGTAAAGAGCGTATCGACCATATCCTCGGTAATCCCCTCAAACTCAAGGAGCTGAGCGCGGGACTCAGCCATCATATTCTTGAGGCGAGTCTCACTGATGATGTCGAGGTTCCAGCCGGTGAGCTGGGCGGCCAGGCGAACGTTCTGACCGCCGCGGCCAATGGCCAGGCTGAGCTGGTCGTCGGGGACGATAAGCTCCATGGTCATGTTCGACTCGTCGATCAGCACCTTGGCCACTTCGGCCGGGCTGATCGCGTTGCACACAAAGCGCGCGGTGTCTTCGACGTAGGGCACAATGTCGATCTTTTCGCCGCGAAGCTCCTGGACCACCGCCTGAACACGCGATCCGCGCATCCCCACGCAGGCCCCCACCGGATCGACATCACTGTCACGGCTGTAGACGGCCACCTTGGTACGAACGCCGGCCTCACGCGCCACGGCCACAATGCGCACCGCACCTTCGTGAATCTCCGGAACCTCCTGTTCAAACAACTTGAGCAGAAGCATGGGATCGGCGCGCGTCAAGACAACCTGCGGGTCGCGGCTGGAGCGCTGCACCTCTTTGATCATGGCCTGAAGACGATCGCCGGGGCGATAGCTCTCGCGCGGGGTCTGCTCGCGACGCGGCAAAATCGCATCGGTACGCCCCAGATCGACAATGATGTTGCCCTTCTCAAAGCGGCGCACCCGGCCGATGACCATATCTCCGATGGTATCCTTGTACTCATCGTAGATGATGTCCCGCTCGGCCTCGCGCACCCGCTGGATGATGACCTGCTTGGCGGTCTGAGCGGCGATGCGACCAAAGGTCGAGTTGTAGGAGTCGAGCTTCAGGAGCTTACCGTAGCGCTTGTCCTGCACCCGGGCCTTATCCTTGTCGTCTTCGCGGTAAAAGATCTGGAAGAGCAGCTCGTCACCCGGCTCCGCTTCAAAGCCCGCCTCGCGAACCTCCTCCACCGAGACCTCTCGGTAGGGGTTCTCCACGTCGTCGCTGACCGTGATGATCTGGAAGAGCTGAACTTCGCCGCTCTCCTCGCTGTACTCGGCTTCGATCTCGCGCTGGGCCCCGTAGGTGCGGCGCGCCGCGGTCAAGATGGCCGCCTCAAGGGTCTCCACCAGGATCGACCGGTCGATTCCCTTGGTCCTCCCGACCTCGTCGATGACACTGTTAAGATTCATCGCTGCTTCGCTCCTGAAAAGTCGAACGTCAACTTCGCCCGGCTCACCCCATCAAGCGGGATGGTCACCGGCGTGCCGTCCATCTCAACGGTCAGCGTGTCGTCTTCAAACGCCACAAGCCGTCCGCTTACCTTGTTCTGTCCATCGATCTGCTCGCGCACGACAAGTACGACGTCGCTGCCGATCGCCTGCGAAAAATGCTTTGGTTTTTTGAGCTTTCGCTCCACGCCCGGGCTGGAAACCTCCAGCACATAGCGCTCCGGCACGCGCTCATCGGCATCGAGCAACGCTTCCATATAACGGCTCACCCGGGCGCAGTCCTCTACCGCCACGCCCGTGCCGGGCTCGGCATCGGGACGGTCGAGAAACACCTGCACCGACCAGCCACCAGCCGAGCTGGCGACCACGTCGTAGAGTTCCAGGTCATGGACCGCTGCGGCCTCTTCAGCCCAGCCCTCAATCGCCTCGACAAGCTCGTTGCTCAAGGGCAGCGAGGGGGCCTTAGCTTGACGCTCTTTTCTTCGTTTCTTGGCCACGTGCCTTATCCTGATGCTCAATGAATGACGTGTGGTCTGGGGAGCTACCCCTGGTGCTGAAAAACAAAAAAAGCGGGCTTGGAGGGCCCACTTTCGCTCAGCGCCGCGAAATGTAGCGAGACGCCAGACACGCTTAACTTATCTGACGTCGCCCGGGGAAGCGCCCTCTAAGACTGAACATTACTTCAGGCTCTCCCCTGCCAGCTCTAAACCAGTGAACCGGCGACCTGGCTGACTTCTTCCAAACGCTCTACACCAGCCATGGCTCGATGTACTAAACAACCGCCCCCGGACTGTCAAGGCATCCGGGAAGTTCCCACAGCGTGCTGCGGTTGACAGGCAGGAGCGCTCTCTTGAGATTCATCGCTGAACCTTCGCCCCCTCCCCGCTGTCTTTTAACCCTGTTTATGCGAAAGGAGCCCCCATGCGCGTCGCCCTGGCCCAGATCGCCTCCACCCGCGACATCGAAGCCAACCTTAAGACCTGCCGCCGGCTCGCGGAAGACGCCGTCGAGCAAGGCGCCGGCTGGGTGATCTTTCCGGAATGCGCCCCCTTTCTGGGCCCGGACCGCGACAAACTCCCGGTGGCCGAGACGCTGCAGGGCTCGCAGATTCAGACCTTTCAAGCGCTGGCCCGCGAGCTGCAGGCCGCGATCACCGTCGGCAGCTTTGCCGAACGCTCCCCCGACCCGACGCGGACCTTCAACACTCAGGTTCACATCACCCCCGCGGGCGACATCGCCGCTGTGTACCGCAAGATCCACCTTTTTGATGCCCGGGTCGACGGCGATCTCACCCTGACCGAATCCGCCAGCGTGGTCGGCGGCCAGGATGCCGTCCTCACCGCCGTGCAGGTGCAGGGCGAAGAGGCAAAAGTGGGGCTGACCATCTGCTACGACCTGCGCTTCCCCGAACTCTACCGGGAGCTGGCGTTTCGCGGCGCGGAAATGTTGACGGTGCCCTCGGCGTTCACCCGGCCGACCGGCCAGGCCCACTGGCATACCTTGCTGCGCGCCCGGGCCATTGAAAATCAGACCTTTGTCCTGGCTCCCAACCAGTGGGGCCATCACTACGGAACACGCGCTTCCTTTGGAAACTCGGTGATCTACGATCCCTGGGGAGAGTGCCTGGGATGTCTGGAAGAAGGCGACGGCGTAGTCGTGGCCGATCTGAATCTGGAACGCCAGCGTGAGGTCCGGCAAAAGATGCCGGTCCTCACCCACCAGCGGCGCGGACTGTCCGCGCCGGGGCAACACGAGGTTTGACCCACACCACCGGCCGGACTATCAGTGGCCTGACGGCAGCGCGCATTCCGGGCGCTGCCCTTCGTACGCACTCCGATGTCAGCCCTTGAGGCGCTCGCATGCTCATGTTGTTTCAACTCGTCGAGATCGCGCTGCCGGTGGCCTACCTGGCCATCTTCGCGCTCTACGCGCGCCAGTTTCTGGCGCGACGCGACGCCGGGGAGCGCTTTGTGGGCTCACCACTGCTTTATGGCACCCTGGGAGTCCACGCGACCTACCTGGCGCTGCGCGGCGTCGAACTCAGCCACTTCCCGGTCAGCTCCAAGGGGGAGTTTCTCTCATTGCTGGCGCTGGCCATCGGGTTTATCTATGCGCTGACCGAACGACGTCATGGCGAGCCCAACACCGGGGCCTTCTTCGTGGCCCTGACCGCCCTGGCGCAGACCTGGTCCTCTCTGATCATTGACCCCACCGCCGCCCACCCCCTGCTGCACGAGCACCCGATCTACGGGGTGCACGTGATCCTGATTTTGCTGGGCTTTGTCGGGCTGGCGATGAGCGCGATCTATGCGCTGATGTATGTGTTGCTCGCACGCCAGCTCAAGAGCCGCGATCTGGGCGCGCTCTTTCGACGTCTCCCCTCCCTTCACACGCTGGAGAACATGAGTCGGATGGCCACCCTGGCCGGCATTCTGCTGCTGGGGCTGGGCCTTGTATCGGGGCATTTTGTCGCGGTCTACGTGCTCGACGACTTTAGCTTGCTCGACCCCAAGATCGTCATTACTTACGTGGCCTGGGCGGCTTACGCGGTGGCCTTTGTGGTGGCGAAGATGCGTAAACTCTCGGGCTTGCGCATGGGTTACCTCTCTCTTGGGGGCTACCTGGCGCTGATCGCGTCGATGGTCGTCGTCAACACCTTCTTTAGCTCCTTCCACACCTTCCAGTAAGCATGACCTCACCCAACCGGCTCACCCTTATCTCGTTCAGCCATCGGAACGCTTCGCTGGCTGAACGCGACGCACTGGCAATGAGCGCCGACGACATCGCGGCGTTGGTGCCCCTGTGCCGTCAGCGCTGGCTCAGCGAGGTCGCGGTCCTCTCGACCTGCAACCGCACCGAGCTCTACTTTTACGGGCCCACGCCCCCCAACCTCTGGGAGATGGTCCGGCCCGAGCTCGCTCGCCAGCGGGGCATCGACGCCGAGAGCCTCCCCGCCCCCCTGATCCGCACCGACGTGCAGGCCGCGCGCCATCTCTTCCGGGTGGCCTCCTCGCTGGAGTCGCTGGCCCTTGGCGAGAACCAGATCCTGGCCCAGGTCAAAGACGTCCACGATCAGGTCCTGGCCAACCCGGCACGCTCGCCAGTGCTCGACCGCCTCCTTCAGTTTGCCATCCGCGTCGGCAAACAGGTGCGCACCGACACCGCGCTCTGTGAGGGCGCCGTCTCCATCAGCTCGGCCGCCGTGGACCTGGCCAGCAAGATCTTTGGCGACTTCCGCCAGCAGGAGATCTTGCTGGTGGGCGCTGGCGAGACCTCCGAGGCCGCGGCGATGCACTTTGCCAACTCCGGGGCGACCAAGTTCGTGGTGCTCAACCGCTCCCGCGAACGCGGCCAAAAGCTGGCAGACCAGCTCAAGGGCCACTACCGCCCGCTCGACGAGTTGGCCGACGCTGTGGTCAGCGCCGAGGTCGCCGTCTTCGCCACCGGCTCCCCGGACTTTTTGCTGACCCACGACCAGCTCAAGCACGTGATGCGCGCCCGCAAACGGCGCCCGCTCTTTCTGATCGACATCAGCAACCCGCGGAACATCGATCCGGAGGTCGCCCGCTTCGACAGCGTCTTCCTCTACAACATCGACGACCTGGAACACGTGGTGGCCTCCAACATGGCCACCCGCAAAGACGAGATCCCGGCCGCCGAGACCATCATCGATCAGATGGTCGAGCAGTGGCAGAGCTGGCAGCGCTCCATGGCGGTCACCCCCACCATCGCCTCGCTGGCGCGCTACTTCGAAGAGGTCTGCACCCGGGAGATCGACCGCCACAATAAACGCATCAGCGATCAGGAGCGGGTGATGCTCGAAGAGTTCAGCCGCGGCCTGGTCAAAAAACTGCTCCACCACCCGATCTCGTACCTGCGAACCTCGGTGGCCAATAACACCCTGCGCGCCGAAGACCTCAACCTGGTCTGGTCGCTCTACAATCTTCAAAACCAAGATGAGAACCCCGATGAACCTTAAACTTGGCTCGCGCAAATCGGCGCTGGCGCTCTGGCAGACCCATCACGTGGCCGACCTCTTGCGGGCGGCGCATCCGGGACTGAGTGTCGAGATCGTGACGATGGATACCCTCGGCGATCAACGCACCGATGTGCCCCTGCCTTCGATCGGAGCCAAGGGGCTCTTCACCGCCGAGCTGGAAGAGGCCCTGGCCACCGACGCGGTGGACCTGGCGGTGCACTCCCTCAAGGACCTCCCCTCCACGCTGCCCCCGGGCATGCGCTTTGCCGGCGCCCCCAAACGCGCCAGCGCACTGGATGCCTTCATCTCCACCCGCTACGCCTCCTTTGATCAGGTGCCCGACGGAGCGACGATCGCCACCGGCAGCCAGCGCCGCAAAGCCCAGCTCTTGCACCGCCGCCCCAACCTCAACTTCGCCGATCTGCGCGGCAACATCGGCACGCGCCTGGAGAAGCTGGAACGCCAGGGCTTTGACGGCATCATCATGGCCCACGCCGCTCTGGAGCGCCTGGAGATGGACGAGCGCGTGACCTCGCTCCTGCCCCCCGCGGAGTATGTGCCGGCGGTCGGTCAGGGCGCCATCGGTCTGGAGGCCCGGGAGGGGCGCGAGGAAATCGACGCGATCTTAGCCCCGATCCTCGACGCCCCCACCATGCAGGCCGTTACCGCCGAGCGCATCTTTATGCGCCGCCTCGAAGGGGGTTGTTCGGTGGCGCTGGGGGCTTACTGTGTGCCGGCCGACACCCCGGGGCAGTGGACCTTCCACGCCTGGGTGTCCTCGCCAGACGGCCGGCAATGCCTGCACGAAGCCCGCACCGGCGACGATCCGAACGCGCTGGCCCACGCGCTCGTCGACGACTTTTTGGAACAGGGCGCCCGGAGCATCCTGCGCGCATGACCCTCGCCACCCCGCTACGCATTCTGGACACCGGCCTCGAAGCGGCCGGCGCCCCGACAGGCGCAGACCTGCACCACTGCCCGGCCCTGCGAGTTAACTGGCTGAGGGTGGAGAACG is a window from the Lujinxingia litoralis genome containing:
- the infB gene encoding translation initiation factor IF-2 codes for the protein MPKQRRVYELADELGINKQELVSKINELDLGFSVNNYMTVLNPREIDSLKAALGGEGQAAAPKKKSTKSTKKKGAKKAEEPKKEEEAAEAAPSPVVRRRRKVQPVAEEEEAGEESAETEVEVVRPTVRRRRKVEPAAEAEEAAEAEVAAEAPTEEPVVEEPEAEAVEAEVAAEEPAAEEVVAEEAPVEAPVAEEPAAEEVVAEEAPVEAPVAEEPAVEEAVDAPVEEPQAEEPVAEAPKPQEKAEEPAKPTPEAAPKKEAPATAERPSPIAPPVRRPPPARAPKGGAKVLGRISESVLKDRLAAENKDFTPGPSRGPGGESRSSSSRRRGRTKRVVEGSDLYDPKSRRSRRRNSRGRSRGKAKRTQKTEITQAAEHKRVIRIEDVISVGDLAHQMGAKAAQVAMKLIESGMMATVNTTLDFETAALVADEFDYTVENVAFDIANFYDTTPDDESLLEKRAPVVTVMGHVDHGKTSLLDAVRASTVTSGEAGGITQHIGAYMVETAAGMITFLDTPGHEAFTALRARGAKATDIVVLVVAADDGVMPQTVEAINHARAAEVPIIVAVNKIDKPAANPDRVKTALTEYNLIPEEWGGSTLFVEVSALERINIDGLLEAISLQAELQELRSNANRDAQGIVIEAELDIGRGPVATILVQRGTLNRGDILVSGRYYGRVRTMHNDRAQVIEKAGPSQPVEITGLSGIPEAGEPFFVVTEERDAKRITENVADQRRKEVMASRAKESAGSLEDLSAMIARGEMKTLKIILKGDVQGSVEAIKEAFGKLGNEEVRTKIIHTGVGGITENDVNLAASSDAGAVIVGFNVRPDNRAAEVADKYGVQILTHSIIYDAIEQVRNILEGLLSPIVQEKVLGHAEVRETFSAPKVGTVAGVYVTDGILRRNAKARLLRGERVIYESTVASLRRFKDDAKEVKTGFECGMSLENYNDIKIGDVIEVFELEEVAATFD
- a CDS encoding DUF448 domain-containing protein, giving the protein MNVGKHNDAGKHLSAAHTPERTCAGCRQTGDPVDWERFVYVEGHGLIHDLRRKAPGRGVWVHSDPNCLTAAVERGGFHRSLKQRLELPTAEALIAQVHAGARRRLEEALQVAMRARATFLGQTFVKEAMRQDTVAALIIASDAGESTRMKFASNAQRKGITVIDLWTGAELGQWARGEAFVSVVGICAGPQAERFLQHWKRLEAHIATPKT
- the hemC gene encoding hydroxymethylbilane synthase, which produces MNLKLGSRKSALALWQTHHVADLLRAAHPGLSVEIVTMDTLGDQRTDVPLPSIGAKGLFTAELEEALATDAVDLAVHSLKDLPSTLPPGMRFAGAPKRASALDAFISTRYASFDQVPDGATIATGSQRRKAQLLHRRPNLNFADLRGNIGTRLEKLERQGFDGIIMAHAALERLEMDERVTSLLPPAEYVPAVGQGAIGLEAREGREEIDAILAPILDAPTMQAVTAERIFMRRLEGGCSVALGAYCVPADTPGQWTFHAWVSSPDGRQCLHEARTGDDPNALAHALVDDFLEQGARSILRA
- the nusA gene encoding transcription termination factor NusA, translating into MNLNSVIDEVGRTKGIDRSILVETLEAAILTAARRTYGAQREIEAEYSEESGEVQLFQIITVSDDVENPYREVSVEEVREAGFEAEPGDELLFQIFYREDDKDKARVQDKRYGKLLKLDSYNSTFGRIAAQTAKQVIIQRVREAERDIIYDEYKDTIGDMVIGRVRRFEKGNIIVDLGRTDAILPRREQTPRESYRPGDRLQAMIKEVQRSSRDPQVVLTRADPMLLLKLFEQEVPEIHEGAVRIVAVAREAGVRTKVAVYSRDSDVDPVGACVGMRGSRVQAVVQELRGEKIDIVPYVEDTARFVCNAISPAEVAKVLIDESNMTMELIVPDDQLSLAIGRGGQNVRLAAQLTGWNLDIISETRLKNMMAESRAQLLEFEGITEDMVDTLFTLGYNKLEHMAHAAAPELAQIPGLNAESAERIIAAAAEILARPAPGSPEAMTEADYERKALEEIRGVGAKVAASLHDSGFISVEHIAFAEDPAKLAEAAGLGKNVKKARQILSAAEEHLKRELELDDEGFEARRAEFNAASQEATAEEAAEEADAAQEQEAPEGAEAVPADAPVEASESDDEEEA
- the ccsA gene encoding cytochrome c biogenesis protein CcsA, with product MLMLFQLVEIALPVAYLAIFALYARQFLARRDAGERFVGSPLLYGTLGVHATYLALRGVELSHFPVSSKGEFLSLLALAIGFIYALTERRHGEPNTGAFFVALTALAQTWSSLIIDPTAAHPLLHEHPIYGVHVILILLGFVGLAMSAIYALMYVLLARQLKSRDLGALFRRLPSLHTLENMSRMATLAGILLLGLGLVSGHFVAVYVLDDFSLLDPKIVITYVAWAAYAVAFVVAKMRKLSGLRMGYLSLGGYLALIASMVVVNTFFSSFHTFQ
- a CDS encoding carbon-nitrogen hydrolase family protein, translating into MRVALAQIASTRDIEANLKTCRRLAEDAVEQGAGWVIFPECAPFLGPDRDKLPVAETLQGSQIQTFQALARELQAAITVGSFAERSPDPTRTFNTQVHITPAGDIAAVYRKIHLFDARVDGDLTLTESASVVGGQDAVLTAVQVQGEEAKVGLTICYDLRFPELYRELAFRGAEMLTVPSAFTRPTGQAHWHTLLRARAIENQTFVLAPNQWGHHYGTRASFGNSVIYDPWGECLGCLEEGDGVVVADLNLERQREVRQKMPVLTHQRRGLSAPGQHEV
- the rimP gene encoding ribosome maturation factor RimP, yielding MAKKRRKERQAKAPSLPLSNELVEAIEGWAEEAAAVHDLELYDVVASSAGGWSVQVFLDRPDAEPGTGVAVEDCARVSRYMEALLDADERVPERYVLEVSSPGVERKLKKPKHFSQAIGSDVVLVVREQIDGQNKVSGRLVAFEDDTLTVEMDGTPVTIPLDGVSRAKLTFDFSGAKQR
- the rbfA gene encoding 30S ribosome-binding factor RbfA; the protein is MKQKRSYKRTERVGQQLHEVIAGLLLTDADDPRLQMVQVTGVEMSPDLRYAKVYYIMLDGEEPEEGVGAALERFAGYAQRVIGDQLRLQYVPRLTFVFDEAVMRGRAMDELLAKLPES
- the hemA gene encoding glutamyl-tRNA reductase, which codes for MTSPNRLTLISFSHRNASLAERDALAMSADDIAALVPLCRQRWLSEVAVLSTCNRTELYFYGPTPPNLWEMVRPELARQRGIDAESLPAPLIRTDVQAARHLFRVASSLESLALGENQILAQVKDVHDQVLANPARSPVLDRLLQFAIRVGKQVRTDTALCEGAVSISSAAVDLASKIFGDFRQQEILLVGAGETSEAAAMHFANSGATKFVVLNRSRERGQKLADQLKGHYRPLDELADAVVSAEVAVFATGSPDFLLTHDQLKHVMRARKRRPLFLIDISNPRNIDPEVARFDSVFLYNIDDLEHVVASNMATRKDEIPAAETIIDQMVEQWQSWQRSMAVTPTIASLARYFEEVCTREIDRHNKRISDQERVMLEEFSRGLVKKLLHHPISYLRTSVANNTLRAEDLNLVWSLYNLQNQDENPDEP